The Ciona intestinalis chromosome 11, KH, whole genome shotgun sequence genome has a segment encoding these proteins:
- the LOC100177483 gene encoding 7,8-dihydro-8-oxoguanine triphosphatase-like — protein MHRYVQCTLVQIFNDQKILLGMKKRGLGVGMWNGFGGKVEAGEDLKTAAARELKEESGLEVLTSNLMEVGLLLFEFVNSGVVLEANVFRAVEYKGVVTESEEMRPCWFDIKDIPYKDMWVDDVDWFPLMFKQKLFYGFMKFTEKNEMFSQELKVLENVEEFKRLNKLQLMKYDFK, from the coding sequence ATGCATCGTTACGTTCAATGTACGTTAGTCCAAATATTCAATGATCAGAAGATTTTGCTTGGGATGAAAAAACGTGGACTTGGTGTCGGAATGTGGAACGGGTTCGGCGGGAAAGTCGAGGCGGGGGAAGATCTAAAAACTGCGGCTGCTCGTGAGTTGAAGGAGGAAAGTGGGCTGGAGGTTTTGACTTCAAACTTAATGGAAGTCGGTTTGcttttgtttgaatttgtgAATAGTGGTGTCGTGTTAGAAGCGAATGTGTTTCGTGCAGTTGAATATAAAGGGGTGGTTACTGAAAGTGAAGAGATGCGGCCATGTTGGTTTGATATTAAAGATATCCCTTATAAGGATATGTGGGTTGACGATGTAGATTGGTTCCCACtgatgtttaaacaaaagttgttttatggTTTTATGAAATTTACGGAAAAGAATGAAATGTTTTCGCAGGAGTTAAAAGTTCTGGAAAATGTTGAGgaatttaaaagattaaacaaaCTACAGTTGatgaaatatgattttaaataa
- the deltex gene encoding deltex protein isoform X2, with product MNRDNIAIWEYLDEFWKMFSVKMCQNIEDGYQNYRQGSSANRLKLPRGSIDFKTMEYSSQQLIGPGTIRRVVLPGSSLLARNHTWQWKYKNAWENYTAEVNQLIEDHANWNKHQPLNLSQYDPTLMYIIYINDQKSGVQQNKNTGYQRKIRKERFSFKFPTTTDKVTSSLSNPATNSYTTTPTHQQASSARQRRTASRNTHHSSQSSQHHYSNTLSYTTQPGTTPSYTTNSHHSNPRATSFQNIFSTDPYSSTTNTPALNAINSSSGGKQGLLDKFSTTLTTPPSDDCVICMTSLSDVSGFQTSGATNQASSVIELKTCKHIFHAECLIASMQSGANDSFTCPCCKVIYGVKTGNQPPGQMHWSVIQTSVPGYEPHHTIRITYDIRAGMQTNEHPNPGRRYSVHGFPRIAYLPDNTDGNKVLRLLEVAWNRKLIFTVGDSVTSGAKDTVTWNEIHHKTSITNKHGHGYPDPNYLTNVLNELKAQGVSEDDLK from the exons ATGAATCGGGATAATATTGCCATATGGGAATATTTAGACGAGTTTTGGAAAATGTTTTCGGTTAAAATGTGCCAAAATATAGAAGACGGATACCAAAACTATAGACAAGGTTCGAGTGCAAACCGTTTAAAGTTGCCAAGGGGAtctattgattttaaaactatggAATATTCTTCACAACAACTCATAGGACCTGGAACTA tCCGTAGAGTAGTTCTCCCAGGCTCATCATTGCTTGCACGCAACCACACATGGCAATGGAAGTATAAGAATGCATGGGAAAACTACACAGCAGAAGTTAACCAATTAATTGAAGATCATGCAAACTGGAATAAACATCAACCATTAAATTTATCTCAATATGATCCAACATTAATGTACATCATTTACATAAACGACCAAAAAAGTGGCGTCCAG caaaacaaaaacaccgGATACCAAAGAAAAATTCGCAAAGAACGTTTTTCATTCAAATTCCCAACAACGACGGACAAAGTCACATCATCGTTGAGTAACCCTGCAACAAACAGCTATACCACT ACACCTACCCACCAACAAGCCTCCTCAGCTCGACAAAGAAGAACTGCATCTCGCAACA CCCATCACTCCAGTCAATCTTCCCAAcaccattactccaacacatTATCATACACAACCCAACCGGGAACCACACCATCATATACAACCAACTCCCACCATTCAAATCCTCGAGCTACTTCATTCCAGAACAT TTTTTCCACGGACCCATATTCAAGCACCACCAACACCCCTGCTCTCAATGCTATCAATTCATCATCTGGTGGCAAACAAG gTTTGTTGGATAAATTTTCCACTACGCTCACAACGCCACCTAGTGATGATTGTGTCATctgtatgacatcactatcAGATGTTTCTGGATTCCAAACATCAGGAGCAA CCAACCAGGCAAGCAGTGTGATTGAACTGAAGACATGCAAACATATATTTCATGCAGAATGTCTCATTGCATCCATGCAAAGTGGTGCA AATGACAGCTTCACTTGTCCATGTTGCAAAGTTATATATGGGGTGAAGACAGGAAACCAACCTCCAGGGCAAATGCATTGGAGTGTCATTCAAACCTCAGTGCCTG GATACGAACCACACCATACAATCCGTATAACATACGATATAAGGGCAGGTATGCAAACCAATGAACACCCCAACCCTGGTAGAAGGTACAGTGTACATGGCTTCCCAAGGATTGCTTATCTACCTGATAACACAGATGGTAACAAG GTTCTCAGACTACTTGAAGTTGCTTGGAACCGAAAGCTTATTTTCACGGTTGGTGACTCTGTGACATCTGGTGCAAAGGACACAGTTACATGGAATGAAATTCACCACAAAACATCCATCACTAATAAACATGGTCATGGCTATCCTGATCCTAACTATTTAACTAATGTCTTGAATGAACTAAAAGCACAAGGTGTTTCTGAAGAcgatttgaaataa
- the deltex gene encoding deltex protein isoform X1: MNRDNIAIWEYLDEFWKMFSVKMCQNIEDGYQNYRQGSSANRLKLPRGSIDFKTMEYSSQQLIGPGTIRRVVLPGSSLLARNHTWQWKYKNAWENYTAEVNQLIEDHANWNKHQPLNLSQYDPTLMYIIYINDQKSGVQQNKNTGYQRKIRKERFSFKFPTTTDKVTSSLSNPATNSYTTTPTHQQASSARQRRTASRNTHHSSQSSQHYYSNTPLYTIQPATAPSASYTTNSHHSSQSSQHHYSNTLSYTTQPGTTPSYTTNSHHSNPRATSFQNIFSTDPYSSTTNTPALNAINSSSGGKQGLLDKFSTTLTTPPSDDCVICMTSLSDVSGFQTSGATNQASSVIELKTCKHIFHAECLIASMQSGANDSFTCPCCKVIYGVKTGNQPPGQMHWSVIQTSVPGYEPHHTIRITYDIRAGMQTNEHPNPGRRYSVHGFPRIAYLPDNTDGNKVLRLLEVAWNRKLIFTVGDSVTSGAKDTVTWNEIHHKTSITNKHGHGYPDPNYLTNVLNELKAQGVSEDDLK, from the exons ATGAATCGGGATAATATTGCCATATGGGAATATTTAGACGAGTTTTGGAAAATGTTTTCGGTTAAAATGTGCCAAAATATAGAAGACGGATACCAAAACTATAGACAAGGTTCGAGTGCAAACCGTTTAAAGTTGCCAAGGGGAtctattgattttaaaactatggAATATTCTTCACAACAACTCATAGGACCTGGAACTA tCCGTAGAGTAGTTCTCCCAGGCTCATCATTGCTTGCACGCAACCACACATGGCAATGGAAGTATAAGAATGCATGGGAAAACTACACAGCAGAAGTTAACCAATTAATTGAAGATCATGCAAACTGGAATAAACATCAACCATTAAATTTATCTCAATATGATCCAACATTAATGTACATCATTTACATAAACGACCAAAAAAGTGGCGTCCAG caaaacaaaaacaccgGATACCAAAGAAAAATTCGCAAAGAACGTTTTTCATTCAAATTCCCAACAACGACGGACAAAGTCACATCATCGTTGAGTAACCCTGCAACAAACAGCTATACCACT ACACCTACCCACCAACAAGCCTCCTCAGCTCGACAAAGAAGAACTGCATCTCGCAACACCCATCATTCCAGCCAATCTTCCCAACACTATTACTCTAACACACcattatatacaatacaaccTGCAACTGCACCATCGGCATCATATACCACCAACTCCCATCACTCCAGTCAATCTTCCCAAcaccattactccaacacatTATCATACACAACCCAACCGGGAACCACACCATCATATACAACCAACTCCCACCATTCAAATCCTCGAGCTACTTCATTCCAGAACAT TTTTTCCACGGACCCATATTCAAGCACCACCAACACCCCTGCTCTCAATGCTATCAATTCATCATCTGGTGGCAAACAAG gTTTGTTGGATAAATTTTCCACTACGCTCACAACGCCACCTAGTGATGATTGTGTCATctgtatgacatcactatcAGATGTTTCTGGATTCCAAACATCAGGAGCAA CCAACCAGGCAAGCAGTGTGATTGAACTGAAGACATGCAAACATATATTTCATGCAGAATGTCTCATTGCATCCATGCAAAGTGGTGCA AATGACAGCTTCACTTGTCCATGTTGCAAAGTTATATATGGGGTGAAGACAGGAAACCAACCTCCAGGGCAAATGCATTGGAGTGTCATTCAAACCTCAGTGCCTG GATACGAACCACACCATACAATCCGTATAACATACGATATAAGGGCAGGTATGCAAACCAATGAACACCCCAACCCTGGTAGAAGGTACAGTGTACATGGCTTCCCAAGGATTGCTTATCTACCTGATAACACAGATGGTAACAAG GTTCTCAGACTACTTGAAGTTGCTTGGAACCGAAAGCTTATTTTCACGGTTGGTGACTCTGTGACATCTGGTGCAAAGGACACAGTTACATGGAATGAAATTCACCACAAAACATCCATCACTAATAAACATGGTCATGGCTATCCTGATCCTAACTATTTAACTAATGTCTTGAATGAACTAAAAGCACAAGGTGTTTCTGAAGAcgatttgaaataa
- the deltex gene encoding Deltex protein (The RefSeq protein has 7 substitutions compared to this genomic sequence), which translates to MNRDNIAIWEYLDEFWKMFSVKMCQNIENGYQNYRQGSSANRLKLPRGSIDFKTMEYSSQQLIGPGTIRRVVLPGSSLLARNHTWQWKYKNAWENYTAEVNQLIEYHANWNKHQPLNLSQYDPTLMYIIYINDQKSGVQQNKNTGYQRKIRKERFSFKFPTTTDKVTSSLSNPATNSYTTTPTHQQASSARQRGTASRNTHHSSQSSQHYYSNTLSYTTQPGTTPSYTTNSHHSNPPATSFQNIFPTDPYSSATNTPAPNAINSSSGGKQGLLDKFSTTLTTPPSDDCVICMTSLSDVSGFQTSGATNQASSVIELKTCKHIFHAECLIASMQSGAVSFIHTL; encoded by the exons ATGAATCGGGATAATATTGCCATATGGGAATATTTAGACGAGTTTTGGAAAATGTTTTCGGTTAAAATGTGCCAAAATATAGAAGACGGATACCAAAACTATAGACAAGGTTCGAGTGCAAACCGTTTAAAGTTGCCAAGGGGAtctattgattttaaaactatggAATATTCTTCACAACAACTCATAGGACCTGGAACTA tCCGTAGAGTAGTTCTCCCAGGCTCATCATTGCTTGCACGCAACCACACATGGCAATGGAAGTATAAGAATGCATGGGAAAACTACACAGCAGAAGTTAACCAATTAATTGAAGATCATGCAAACTGGAATAAACATCAACCATTAAATTTATCTCAATATGATCCAACATTAATGTACATCATTTACATAAACGACCAAAAAAGTGGCGTCCAG caaaacaaaaacaccgGATACCAAAGAAAAATTCGCAAAGAACGTTTTTCATTCAAATTCCCAACAACGACGGACAAAGTCACATCATCGTTGAGTAACCCTGCAACAAACAGCTATACCACT ACACCTACCCACCAACAAGCCTCCTCAGCTCGACAAAGAAGAACTGCATCTCGCAACACCCATCATTCCAGCCAATCTTCCCAACACT attactccaacacatTATCATACACAACCCAACCGGGAACCACACCATCATATACAACCAACTCCCACCATTCAAATCCTCGAGCTACTTCATTCCAGAACAT TTTTTCCACGGACCCATATTCAAGCACCACCAACACCCCTGCTCTCAATGCTATCAATTCATCATCTGGTGGCAAACAAG gTTTGTTGGATAAATTTTCCACTACGCTCACAACGCCACCTAGTGATGATTGTGTCATctgtatgacatcactatcAGATGTTTCTGGATTCCAAACATCAGGAGCAA CCAACCAGGCAAGCAGTGTGATTGAACTGAAGACATGCAAACATATATTTCATGCAGAATGTCTCATTGCATCCATGCAAAGTGGTGCAGTAAGTTTCATACACACGTTATAA